The proteins below are encoded in one region of Pacificitalea manganoxidans:
- the clpS gene encoding ATP-dependent Clp protease adapter ClpS, which produces MMADAPGKTDDDTGVIQKTKPKTQKPPLYKVLLLNDDYTPMEFVVHVLERFFGMTHAQSFELMLVVHKKGVAVVGVFSHEVAETKVAQVMDFARRHQHPLQCTMEKE; this is translated from the coding sequence ATGATGGCAGACGCGCCCGGTAAGACCGATGACGACACCGGCGTGATCCAGAAGACCAAGCCAAAGACGCAGAAGCCGCCGCTTTACAAGGTGCTGCTGCTTAACGACGACTATACGCCGATGGAATTCGTCGTGCATGTGCTGGAACGGTTTTTCGGCATGACCCATGCGCAGTCGTTCGAGTTGATGCTGGTGGTCCACAAGAAGGGCGTTGCGGTCGTCGGCGTGTTCAGCCACGAGGTTGCCGAAACCAAAGTGGCGCAGGTGATGGATTTCGCCCGGCGTCACCAGCACCCGCTGCAATGCACCATGGAAAAGGAATAA
- a CDS encoding SDR family NAD(P)-dependent oxidoreductase produces the protein MSFSIAGKTAIVTGAANGVGLAIARHFVDQGANVMFADMDEGALRKEIDRDTGEEGSKRAFTGDLREKLTQANLLSATIDAFDRVDILVNASRQMATSDPLDPDNDCVETLIDQNVILSLRLTQLIAKRMIKQAEIDDREDGPLGAIVNLSCIAARRTNPSLLGYSMASAALDQMTRSMAVALAPNRIRVNAVAFGSVMSQSLKTALKENSEYRGQIMDHTPMARIAKPQELAEAVQFLASEGAGFMTGQIVTVDGGRTLLDAVPAPIH, from the coding sequence ATGAGTTTTTCCATCGCGGGAAAGACCGCCATCGTGACCGGGGCCGCCAATGGCGTCGGCCTCGCCATCGCCCGGCATTTTGTCGATCAGGGCGCCAATGTCATGTTTGCGGATATGGACGAAGGCGCGCTGCGCAAGGAGATCGACCGCGACACCGGGGAGGAGGGCTCCAAGCGTGCCTTTACTGGCGATCTGCGCGAGAAGCTGACCCAAGCCAATCTGCTATCCGCGACGATCGACGCCTTTGATCGGGTCGACATCCTCGTCAATGCCAGCCGTCAGATGGCCACGTCCGATCCTCTCGACCCCGACAATGACTGTGTCGAAACGCTGATCGACCAGAACGTGATCCTGTCGCTGCGGCTGACCCAGCTGATCGCGAAACGGATGATCAAACAGGCGGAAATCGACGACCGCGAAGACGGGCCTTTAGGCGCGATCGTGAACCTGTCCTGCATCGCGGCCCGGCGCACCAATCCCAGCCTGCTGGGCTATTCGATGGCGTCGGCGGCGCTGGATCAGATGACCCGCTCCATGGCGGTCGCGCTGGCCCCAAACCGCATTCGGGTCAATGCCGTGGCGTTCGGCTCCGTCATGTCGCAAAGCCTCAAGACCGCGCTGAAGGAAAACTCCGAATATCGCGGGCAGATCATGGATCACACGCCGATGGCGCGGATCGCCAAGCCGCAGGAGCTGGCCGAGGCGGTACAGTTCCTCGCGTCCGAAGGCGCGGGCTTCATGACCGGGCAGATCGTCACCGTAGATGGCGGGCGCACCCTGCTCGACGCCGTTCCGGCCCCAATCCACTAG
- a CDS encoding OmpA family protein → MTFKYSLAAVTLGALTLSACAPGMYGTGDPAYERDKTRNGALAGAVLGAAAGVAVGDDEEERRRGAAIGALVGAGAGAAIGAQLDRQEAELRAQLDANGTQIVNTGDSLVVTMPQNILFATDSYAVRADLQDDLRAVASSLQRYPNSVVDVVGHTDNTGEAAYNQQLSQRRAQAVASVLTRSGVAGSRVRVIGRGEDQPIASNLTPDGRAQNRRVEIIIRPTQ, encoded by the coding sequence ATGACGTTTAAATATTCCCTCGCCGCCGTGACCCTCGGCGCGCTCACCCTTTCCGCCTGTGCCCCGGGTATGTATGGCACCGGCGATCCTGCCTACGAGCGTGACAAAACCCGCAACGGCGCGCTGGCTGGCGCTGTTCTCGGCGCTGCTGCCGGTGTGGCTGTGGGCGACGACGAGGAAGAGCGCCGCCGCGGCGCCGCCATCGGCGCGCTGGTCGGTGCAGGCGCTGGTGCCGCCATCGGGGCACAGCTTGACCGCCAGGAAGCCGAACTGCGCGCGCAGCTCGACGCCAACGGCACCCAGATCGTCAACACCGGCGACTCGCTCGTCGTGACCATGCCGCAGAACATCCTGTTCGCCACCGACAGCTACGCCGTTCGTGCCGATCTGCAGGATGACCTGCGCGCCGTTGCCTCTAGCCTGCAGCGCTACCCCAACAGCGTCGTGGATGTTGTGGGCCACACCGACAACACCGGCGAAGCCGCCTACAACCAGCAGCTCAGCCAGCGCCGCGCACAGGCCGTGGCATCGGTCCTGACCCGTTCGGGCGTTGCCGGCAGCCGGGTTCGCGTCATCGGTCGCGGCGAAGACCAGCCGATCGCCTCGAACCTGACCCCCGATGGCCGCGCGCAGAACCGCCGGGTCGAGATCATCATCCGCCCGACTCAGTAA
- a CDS encoding FCD domain-containing protein: MPFEPIAPEKRADAVIRQIELLILRGVLRPGERLPPERELAERMAVSRPSLREALATLQERGLLTTRPSAGIFVAEVLGSAFSAPLIALFGAHEEAVLDYVSFRRDLEGMAAERAARAGSDTDLALIDTVFGKMEAAHQRRRPDDEAHLDAEFHMAVVEAGHNVIMLHMMRSMFALLREGVLYNRQTLFRQRATRSALLDQHRAIRDAILARDPDAAREAMHRHLGFVEAGLLEAGRKAQNENTARKKLEREQDR, encoded by the coding sequence ATGCCGTTCGAGCCCATCGCCCCCGAGAAACGCGCAGATGCCGTGATCAGGCAGATCGAGTTGCTGATCCTGCGTGGGGTGCTGCGTCCGGGCGAACGCCTGCCGCCCGAGCGCGAGTTGGCCGAACGTATGGCCGTCTCCCGCCCGTCGCTGCGTGAGGCCTTGGCGACGTTGCAAGAACGCGGTCTACTCACCACCCGCCCCAGCGCGGGCATCTTCGTCGCCGAAGTTCTGGGCTCTGCATTCTCCGCACCGCTGATCGCGCTGTTCGGCGCGCATGAGGAGGCGGTGCTGGATTACGTCAGCTTCCGCCGCGATCTGGAGGGCATGGCTGCCGAACGTGCCGCGCGGGCAGGATCGGATACCGATCTGGCATTGATCGATACGGTGTTTGGCAAAATGGAGGCCGCGCACCAGCGCCGCCGCCCCGATGACGAGGCGCATCTCGACGCGGAGTTCCACATGGCCGTTGTCGAGGCCGGCCATAACGTCATCATGCTGCACATGATGCGCTCAATGTTCGCCCTGCTGCGGGAGGGGGTTCTCTACAATCGGCAGACCCTGTTCCGTCAGCGCGCCACGCGGAGCGCCCTGTTAGACCAACACCGCGCTATCCGTGACGCGATCCTCGCCCGCGACCCCGATGCGGCGCGCGAGGCCATGCACAGGCATCTGGGTTTCGTCGAGGCCGGTCTGCTGGAGGCCGGGCGGAAGGCCCAGAACGAAAACACCGCCCGCAAGAAGCTGGAGCGCGAACAGGACCGTTAA
- a CDS encoding D-alanyl-D-alanine carboxypeptidase family protein gives MTLGHGSRLGLFSILFVLTLFGISLRSHAAPYAALVIDARSGEVLHSENADARLHPASLTKMMTLYITFEAVRRGELTLDTKVKISQHAANEPPSKLGLRAGQSIELRYLIRAASVKSANDAATALGEAIAGSEAAFARRMNRTAKAMGMSRTTFKNAHGLTEEGHLSTARDMTLLGRHLFFDFPEYYNLFSRRSTNAGVREVANTNRKFLADYEGADGIKTGYTRAAGFNLVASAQRGNERIIATVFGGRSTAWRNQRVAELLDLGFKRAPTRVAIRKPAALNYAALPPEPSSPNIVTREVGKAINVELAVARSVRPAPNPGRKLQAPPETLLLAMQDEINDAVAEIAEAQVAAAGTTPDTTAADLAAAVADAATAAPEVLADATELAVVTLGTRPMPNPRMAAVAVRNAQAAAPAPVTPAPEAAPVELADTVPMPRPENISLDTSSVQMAALVPQPIALPSGEAPAEQEVVTRISTSGTKHWGVNVGSYPSQYKAERVLLKTALKEMATLQGSLRKVVRRPTGYDANFLGLSQEQAELACRRMEARGTECRPFGPGSSS, from the coding sequence ATGACACTCGGGCATGGAAGCCGCTTGGGGCTTTTCTCGATCCTATTCGTTCTCACTTTATTCGGCATAAGCCTGCGATCACACGCAGCGCCCTATGCGGCACTGGTGATCGACGCTCGATCAGGCGAGGTGCTGCATTCCGAAAACGCGGATGCCCGTCTGCATCCGGCCTCTCTCACCAAAATGATGACGCTCTATATCACCTTCGAGGCCGTGCGCCGGGGTGAGTTGACGCTCGACACCAAGGTCAAGATCTCCCAGCACGCCGCCAATGAGCCGCCCTCCAAGCTGGGGCTTCGCGCTGGCCAATCGATCGAGTTGCGTTACCTGATCCGTGCCGCATCGGTCAAATCCGCCAACGATGCCGCCACCGCGCTGGGTGAGGCGATTGCCGGGAGCGAGGCTGCCTTTGCCCGGCGCATGAACCGCACGGCCAAGGCGATGGGCATGAGCCGCACCACTTTCAAAAACGCCCACGGCCTGACCGAAGAGGGTCACCTGTCCACCGCCCGCGACATGACCCTGCTGGGGCGGCACCTGTTTTTCGACTTTCCCGAATACTACAACCTGTTCTCCCGCCGCTCGACCAATGCGGGCGTGCGCGAAGTCGCCAACACCAACCGCAAGTTTCTGGCCGATTACGAAGGCGCGGACGGCATCAAGACGGGTTATACCCGTGCCGCCGGGTTTAACCTCGTGGCCTCTGCGCAGCGCGGCAACGAACGGATCATCGCCACCGTGTTTGGCGGGCGGTCCACCGCATGGCGCAATCAGCGCGTGGCCGAACTGCTCGATCTGGGGTTCAAGCGCGCGCCGACACGGGTCGCGATCCGCAAGCCCGCCGCGCTGAATTATGCCGCCCTGCCGCCTGAGCCCAGCAGCCCCAATATCGTGACGCGCGAAGTGGGCAAGGCGATCAACGTCGAACTGGCCGTGGCGCGCTCCGTCCGCCCCGCCCCCAATCCGGGCCGCAAACTGCAAGCGCCGCCCGAAACGCTGTTGCTGGCCATGCAGGACGAAATCAACGACGCCGTGGCCGAGATCGCCGAAGCGCAGGTCGCAGCGGCTGGGACCACCCCAGACACGACAGCCGCCGATCTGGCTGCCGCGGTAGCCGACGCGGCGACCGCCGCCCCCGAGGTTTTGGCGGATGCCACCGAATTGGCTGTCGTGACGCTGGGCACGCGCCCGATGCCGAATCCGCGCATGGCGGCGGTTGCCGTCCGCAACGCCCAAGCCGCGGCCCCCGCCCCGGTCACACCCGCGCCCGAAGCCGCACCGGTGGAGCTGGCCGATACGGTGCCGATGCCGCGCCCGGAAAACATCTCGCTTGATACCAGTTCCGTTCAGATGGCGGCGCTGGTGCCCCAGCCCATCGCCCTGCCCAGCGGCGAAGCCCCGGCCGAGCAGGAGGTTGTCACCCGCATCTCGACCTCGGGGACCAAGCACTGGGGCGTCAATGTCGGCAGCTATCCTTCGCAGTATAAGGCCGAGCGCGTTTTGCTAAAAACGGCGCTGAAGGAAATGGCCACGCTGCAGGGCTCCCTTCGCAAAGTGGTGCGTCGCCCGACCGGGTATGACGCGAATTTCCTCGGGTTGAGCCAAGAGCAGGCCGAGCTTGCTTGCCGCCGGATGGAAGCGCGCGGCACAGAATGTCGCCCCTTCGGTCCCGGCAGCAGCAGCTGA
- a CDS encoding HAD family hydrolase, which translates to MRKLTTIGFDADDTLWHNERFFKLTQARFTELLADHAEPEHLDARLLAAERRNLGRYGYGIKGFVLSMIETAIEVTDAQVPAEVIRAILESGQEMLAHPIELLPHARDAIEAVTGSHTVLLITKGDLLDQERKLAQSGLGELFDGVEIVSDKTEASYRRIFARHGDGAERAMMIGNSMKSDVVPALEAGGWGVYVPHDLGWALEHAPTPSSHARFMELSDLGGLPALVDEIG; encoded by the coding sequence ATGCGCAAATTGACGACAATCGGCTTCGATGCGGATGACACGCTGTGGCACAACGAGCGGTTTTTCAAGCTGACACAGGCCCGGTTCACCGAACTTCTCGCCGATCATGCGGAGCCGGAGCATCTCGACGCGCGGTTGCTGGCGGCGGAGCGGCGCAACCTCGGGCGCTATGGCTACGGCATCAAAGGGTTTGTCCTGTCGATGATCGAAACCGCAATCGAGGTGACCGACGCGCAGGTGCCCGCAGAGGTCATCCGCGCGATTCTGGAATCAGGGCAGGAGATGCTGGCGCATCCGATCGAATTGCTGCCCCACGCCCGCGACGCGATCGAGGCAGTGACCGGCTCTCACACCGTGTTGCTCATCACCAAGGGCGATCTGCTGGATCAGGAGCGCAAGTTGGCGCAATCGGGTCTGGGCGAGTTGTTCGACGGGGTGGAGATCGTGTCCGACAAAACCGAAGCCAGCTATCGGCGGATCTTTGCGCGCCATGGCGACGGTGCGGAGCGGGCTATGATGATCGGTAATTCGATGAAATCCGATGTAGTCCCGGCGTTGGAAGCTGGCGGTTGGGGTGTTTATGTCCCCCATGATCTTGGCTGGGCGCTCGAACATGCGCCGACTCCCAGCAGTCATGCCCGTTTTATGGAACTTTCTGATCTGGGTGGACTGCCGGCCCTAGTCGACGAGATCGGCTGA
- a CDS encoding class I SAM-dependent methyltransferase — MTNPRLSLALASGAVTLPDTGRILILRPTADIDTDGLPQDRCLIVHGFRPEHDAWEAAGWQVAPTLPGEEAFAAAIVCLPRSKTQARAMIAHAAPCAPTLIIDGQKTDGIDSLLKDLRKRGEAGMPFSKAHGKTFAFAPAEGALDDWQTPDFTRIDDGWITAPGVFSADAPDLGSVQLAQAFGEQLNGRVVDLGAGWGYLAPALLRNEKLRELVLVEAEYAALEAARQNITDPRVRFEWADATRFSDATPFDHVVTNPPFHTSRAADPSLGAGFIAAAARLLKPAGALWLVANRHLPYEKPLSEAFTELRDLGGDTRFKLYLAKRPLKRGAGGGSRQPR, encoded by the coding sequence ATGACCAATCCCAGACTGTCCCTCGCGCTGGCCTCCGGCGCGGTCACCCTGCCCGACACCGGGCGGATCCTGATCCTGCGGCCCACTGCCGACATCGATACCGATGGGCTGCCGCAGGACCGTTGCCTGATCGTCCATGGCTTCCGCCCCGAGCATGACGCATGGGAGGCCGCTGGCTGGCAGGTGGCCCCGACCCTCCCCGGGGAGGAGGCATTCGCTGCCGCCATCGTGTGCCTGCCCCGGTCAAAGACCCAAGCCCGCGCGATGATCGCCCACGCCGCGCCCTGCGCGCCGACACTGATCATCGACGGACAGAAGACCGACGGTATCGACAGCCTGCTCAAAGACCTGCGCAAGCGGGGCGAGGCCGGGATGCCGTTCTCTAAGGCGCACGGCAAGACATTTGCCTTCGCGCCCGCTGAGGGGGCGCTGGATGACTGGCAGACGCCCGATTTCACCCGTATCGATGACGGCTGGATCACCGCGCCGGGCGTCTTTTCCGCAGATGCCCCCGATCTCGGCTCGGTCCAGCTGGCTCAGGCCTTTGGCGAACAGCTAAACGGTCGGGTCGTTGATTTGGGGGCGGGCTGGGGCTATCTCGCGCCCGCGCTGCTGCGCAACGAAAAGCTGCGCGAACTGGTGCTGGTCGAGGCAGAATATGCCGCGCTGGAGGCCGCCCGTCAGAACATCACCGATCCCCGCGTGCGGTTCGAATGGGCGGATGCGACCCGCTTTAGCGATGCGACCCCGTTCGATCATGTGGTGACGAACCCGCCCTTTCATACCAGCCGCGCCGCCGACCCGTCGCTGGGGGCAGGCTTCATCGCCGCTGCCGCGCGTCTGCTGAAACCGGCGGGTGCGCTGTGGCTCGTCGCGAACCGGCACCTGCCCTATGAGAAGCCGCTGTCGGAGGCATTTACCGAACTGCGCGATCTGGGCGGCGACACCCGGTTCAAGCTGTATCTTGCCAAACGCCCGCTGAAACGCGGCGCGGGCGGTGGCTCTCGTCAGCCGCGCTGA
- a CDS encoding methylated-DNA--[protein]-cysteine S-methyltransferase encodes MRRALDIIDAGGPGLTLDDLSAQIGMSPAHFQRVFSQWVGVSPKRYQQYLTLDQARYLLRDRCTTLETASELGLSGGGRLHDLFLRWEAMTPGDYAAGGAGLTLHAGWFDSPFGEVLALGSDRGLCGLGFSAEAGRGATRADLCGRWPAARVVDDPDAIAPWVEAAFSGGRAPLHAIGAPFQIKVWEALMAIPSGHVTTYGTIAEAIGAPKAVRAVGTAVGRNPISWLIPCHRAMRKSGGLGGYHWGLPVKRAMLAWESARFEAETGADIA; translated from the coding sequence ATGCGACGCGCGCTCGACATCATCGACGCGGGCGGGCCGGGTTTGACGCTGGATGACCTGTCGGCGCAGATCGGCATGAGCCCCGCCCATTTTCAACGGGTGTTCAGCCAATGGGTCGGTGTCTCCCCCAAACGCTACCAACAATACCTGACGCTGGATCAGGCCCGTTACCTGCTGCGGGACCGCTGCACGACACTGGAAACCGCAAGCGAACTGGGGCTGTCGGGCGGTGGACGACTGCACGATCTGTTTTTGCGGTGGGAGGCAATGACACCGGGCGATTACGCCGCAGGCGGTGCGGGCCTGACCTTACATGCCGGGTGGTTTGACAGCCCATTCGGGGAGGTGCTGGCCTTGGGCAGTGACCGGGGGCTGTGCGGCTTGGGCTTTTCGGCGGAGGCCGGGCGGGGCGCCACGCGCGCCGATCTGTGCGGACGCTGGCCCGCCGCCCGCGTGGTCGACGACCCAGACGCCATCGCGCCTTGGGTCGAGGCCGCGTTTTCGGGTGGACGCGCACCGCTTCACGCCATTGGCGCGCCGTTCCAGATCAAGGTCTGGGAGGCGCTCATGGCGATTCCCTCGGGCCATGTGACCACCTACGGCACCATCGCCGAGGCCATCGGCGCCCCCAAAGCGGTGCGCGCTGTCGGCACCGCCGTGGGGCGCAATCCGATTTCGTGGCTGATTCCCTGTCACCGGGCCATGCGCAAATCCGGCGGGCTTGGCGGCTATCACTGGGGCCTGCCCGTAAAGCGCGCGATGCTGGCATGGGAATCCGCCCGGTTCGAGGCCGAAACCGGCGCTGATATTGCATAA